The Gossypium hirsutum isolate 1008001.06 chromosome D03, Gossypium_hirsutum_v2.1, whole genome shotgun sequence genomic interval TTTTATTGTTTATTTCTAGgattttatgattgttattttTGTTTAGGATGAGTATAATGGGGCTAATCCAGAAATTAGTAAGCGAGAGAAGGAGAGGCTGAAAGAAATGCAGAAACAAAAGAAGCAGAAGATTCAGGAAATACTGGATACTCAAAATGCCGCCATTGACGCTGATATGGTCCGTATTCTGGGGAAAAGTTtgtattctattcattttaagtGTAATTTATGGTTTGCTAATGTTTGATTTAATGACAGAATAATAAGGGAAAGGGGCGGTTGAAGTATCTTTTGCGGCAGACCGAGTTGTTTTCTCATTTTGCTAAAGGTGACCCAAATTCATCACAATAGAAGGTGAAAGGAAGGTATGCATGTTTTCTTTTACGCTAAAGATGTTGAAATACTTGATTCTCATGTTTTTGTTGTTTCCATGATATTACTGGTTGTAAGTGATGGATTCTTTCTATTGGTTTTTAATGACTTGTTTGGAGTATTGGAATTGTTTTAAGGTCTAATGGTTTTGATTtcgattaagttttttttttttttttgatttagaAAGTGGAACTTGCTTCCAAGGAGAAAAGTAAGGCGTCTGCTGTTGCAGTCAATGCTGAGATTCGTCGAACCAAGGCTCGATTACTTGAGGAGGTCCCTAAGCTGCAGAGATTGGCTGTCAAGAAGGTTaacttttttccttctcttttacaatttcccaaattttttaacaatttattgtAAATGTGAGCTCGTTTAActattcatacattcataatgtTGTTCAAGCAAACAGATTGacattttttttactataatgtatttttttttacatatttagaGGTATTTGGAATATGCTATTTTGGACTTGGACAATTGACTAGTTTGGACTTCCATTGTGATAGAGTTTGGATTCATTTACAGGTTAAAGGGATTTCAACTGAAGAGATGGCTGCTCGTAATGATCAGGTCCTTGCATTGCCGGACAGGATTCAAGCTATACCTGATGGAACTGCTGCTACTAAACAAACTGGAGGCTAGATGTCTTCATCACCTTCAACTTCTAGTACTGCAATTAAATTTGATTCAGGTGATCTTTAACTCCATTGAAATTTCTTGTTAAATTTATTGAGATTGTATGGATGGAGACTTCATTATTAGCTGTTTCCTAACCTGTTAAACTTGCCAGTGTCTAGATTTAAATCTTTATTTCTACCATTTTGACTAAAAATGCACACCGTATGTGTTATCATCATTTTTCCATTTGCTTTTTGTTGTTGGGTAGGGTGGAATGGTTTGTTTTTATTTGGTAGAACCTTCCATAATGATTGAAGAACATTGCTTTGTCTTTCAATTAGCTAATGCAAATATGAGAGGGAAAGTTGGGAAAAAAATGGATCAAGAACAAGATTTGATTCAAAGATAAGGGAgaaaaatttggaattaaagatgGAGAAATAGAAATAAGAGTAGGAACCCAACTAAAAGGTGGCGAGAGTGAGCATTTGAGTGCTTTTTCTAATATATTAAAAACTATTGTAATTCATATTTTATAGCTTCAAAAATAATAAAGTGATGAGGTTGCTTAGCTTATGCTCATATCTGCAAGACTGTTGTTCATTCTTTGTTACCATCAGACTGCTTGCAGCAAGAAATTCTCAATCTTATAGTTTATAATGCATGGCTTATTAGTAATTCCTTTATGATTTGTGGAACTTTTATGTCTGGAAGATCTTATTTTTTCCATTGTACTTACATAATCATATTGGTCATAGATGAGCGTTTTGACAACAAATACTTTCAAGAATTTGAGCAGTCAAGTCAGTTCAGGCAGGACTACGAAATGAGGAAAATGAAGCAGGCATGTCAAACTTGTTTGGGACCTATTCTTTATGAACATTTTTCTCTATTGGAAGGAATCTTGGTTGACTTTTACCTGTATACACCACATTTCTTTAGCTATGATTTACCTTTTATTGCTTTTGACATCCATGCAAGACCAGGGTTTGGATATGATTTCAGAAGTTTTGGATACTTTAAAGAACATGGCTCATGATATGAATGAGGCAAAGCTGACCTAAGCGTCATTTATAATTACAAATATTTGTTATGAAGTATTTATTTTGAGTAATTGTAACATTCATGCCATTTACTTAATTGTATGCTATGGTGTCTGCAGGAACTAGATAGGCAAGTTCCTTTGATGGATGAAATTAACACCAAGGTGAACATTATAACCATCGTCTTGTTATACATCGTAGAAACTGCTTATAGATTACAAAATTGCAGTATATATATTCTGTTTCTTACACATTTGCAGGTGGACAAGGCAGCTGCTGACTTTAAGAATACCAATGTTAGACTTAAAGATACTGTCACACAGGTGATCAATTATAACTTTATTAAGTGTAGATTCCCATGCATTTCATCTTTATTCACTTCTTTGCTGGATGTAACATAAGTTATTGGTTTGCTCTAGTTAAGGTCCAGTCGAAATTTCTGTATTGATATCGTATTGTTGTGCATAGTTCTGGGAATAGCTGCCTATTTGTACAAGTAAGATTCTATCTCATGCCTTCATTTAAAAaagctacaacttaaagcggaggcaacagcgagggaagcagagcagagcagaaagtacgacGCACTCTAGCTAGCTatagcttcagaatatgatgaagatgttttagCAGTCGCaaaatccgccatcttagacatttgttttcttattgtaagaatatttttaacattgtaacttttaacattattgtaagaatattttgaattatactttagttatcaatttatatcatatatctttcgttgaatttgaagtatcatttagatttgttGTTAAAGAACGGTACTTTTAGCGACGTTTGtcataaaagcgccactaaagatcatgttctttagcggcgtttgtgaaaaaaaagtCGCTAAAAGTCATTCTCTATAGCGGTGTTTGTGATAAAAGCGTcgttaaaggtcatgttctttagcaatATTTGTGGGTAAAGCGCTACTAAAGGTCACGTTCTATAGCAGCATTTTTTTCACATAAATGTCGTAAAATTTAGCGGTGTtgcctatagcggcgttttttatggCGCTTAAAAGTGTCACTATAGGCCtaaaaaaacgtcgctaaaagcCGGTTTTGTTGCAGTGTGGTAAAGCTAATATCATCACGGATGTGTTTAGTAGGAAAGCGGTAGTCGAGTTACAAGCAATGTTCACTCAATTAAGTATTAACAGCGACGACAGTTTAATGGTCGAGTTGAGAATTAAACTCGTATTACTTGATCAGATTAGAGAAGTACAAATAACAGACATTAAATTGtcagaaaagagaaaaatggttCAAGATGGcttaattgaaaatttcaaaattgatggTCGGGATTGTTTAAGGTTTCGTGATCGAATATGTGTTTCAAATGttgttgaattaaaagaattactATTACGCAAAGCTCACGATAGTCTTTTTTCTCTACACCCTGGTGGAACAAAAATGTATCGCGACTTGCGAAAGTCGTATTGGTGGCCTGGCATGAAAAGAGAAATAGTTGAATTCTTATCTAGGTGTCTAACCTGTCAACGAGTCAAGGCGGAACATCAGGTCCCCATCGGATGTTTCAGCCTATTTCTATTCCTCAATGGAAATGAGAGCGCATAACGATGGATTTCGTAATCAGATTACCATTATATCCCCAAATAAGAAAAATGTTGTTTGGGTGATAGTTGATCATTTCACaaatttggctcattttattGCAGTCAGAATAGATTGGTCACTACAAAAGCTAGTTGAAGTCTATATTCGAGAAATCGTTAGATTACACAGCATACCAATGTCAATTATCTCTGGTTGGGGCTCCCGATTAACTTCGAGGTTTTAAAAACAATTGCACGAGTTACTTGGTACGAGGCTAAATTTTAGCatggcttttcaccctcagatgAACGAACAATCTGGACGTGTTGTTCAGATTCTGGAATATATGCTTCGAGCCTATGTGATTGACTTTAAATTGGGTTGGGAATGTTATTTACCTCTAGCCGAGTtcgtgtataataatagtttccaatcaagcattcaaatgggtccatacgaagctttatatggtcggaGATGTAGAACACCTATATGCTGGTCTGAGTTGAGCGAGAAGAAAGTGGTTGAGGTAGAATTGGTCTAAGAAACAGAAAATATGGTTAACATTATTCGAAATAGATTAAAAGCAGATTTCGATAGATAGAAATCCTTCATAGATTTGAAACGTCACGACATTGAATACTCAGTGGGTGATAAGGTCTTTTTACGAATGTCCCGTGGGAGAAAGTATTGCGTTTCGGAAGAAAAGGGAAATTGAACCCTTGTTTTATAGGTCTATATGAGATCATTAAAAGAGTTAGACCTGTTGCATATCGATTAGCATTACCAGTAGAGCTacagaaaattcataatgttttccacGTGTCGATGCTTAGAAGATATCGGTCGAATCCGTTTCATGTCATATCggcaaaagaaattaaaattcaacctgatttgacatatgaagaagaatcgattgagattttagctcgtgaggtgaaagagttacaTAACAAGCGAGTCCTtctagtgaaagttctttggcgtAGTCATAACATCAAGGAAGCGACGTGGGAGTCGGAGGAAACGATGAAATCACAATATCCCCACCTCTTTtcaagtaaattttgaggacgaaattcttTTAAGGGAGGGAGATTTGTAACGATGCAAAAGTTAGGGGTGTCGGAAAAGTAATTTCAGAAACTTCGTTTCCGTAAATTGGGTTGATAAAGAATTCTATTAAATAATTACGAAattaatttggtaataaatcaaaatttgggtaggtaattttgtaaaattaaagtttagattaagtgcaaagattaaattaaatgataaaggTAGGAATTTACACTAAATTATAAAGTGAGACTAGGGTGAAGGACTGTTTAAATAAATAGATCATTATGTATATGAGTTTGTTAGTGGAaagattattattgatatttaatTAGTAAAAACCCATGGTTTGAGaatagaaaagaaataataataataataataataataataataataataataataataatggataaGAAGCATTAAGATAGTGGAAAGTGATAGAAAAATAGAAAGTGGCCTTCATCCTGTTTGCATGTCGAAATTGAGAAGGAAGATAGCTTCATGTTTTTCTTACCTTTGAAGTTCCAATTGGTTAGTaaattttagttgaattttatgtttttggagccTTGAGATCATAAGCTAAATTGCCCAtgtaaaattttttagaattgtTAATGTGGTGGAAAAGGTCATCTTTATGATAGTTGAGTTTATGaaatgttttggttgaattggggttaaattgtttatttaagtGAAGTTTAGGGACTGTTTTGGAGGTTGTTCTTTGTGTTGGAAATTGAGTTGAGTTACTAAGTTTAAtgagtaattaaaaatattttatattatgggCTTTTGCTAGTATTAACTTTTAAGAAGTTAAATACTATAATTTTATTTAGCATggtgttaatttattaatttcaagaatttagggatttttaatgaATCATATGTATATTGCTTAGCTATGGAAATGTAAAGATAtgattaagttaaattttgatgttaatgattgaatgcggtcaaattttatatttagtgTTGGTGATTAGATTGCACAAGTGATAAAATGTTGGGATGATTTTTGTAATAGTTAGTGGAAGGATTTAATTGTATAAATGCATTTATTTAAGCGATGAAATagtattaattgaatgaaattctaaATATAAATCAAGGAACAAATCGACCAGAGGTGAACCAtggaaaaactaaaataacagaGTAGTTATCGGACTCACTATTATGACTGtttgttaaggtaagttcgtattcaCTGAACTTGAActttataaattgttttaattaatctagttactactTGATGTCTTATTATATCTTTAAtgtaattgttaatttaattgaatgaaagtttatGGATGTATATGTTAATTCAATTGAATGGAATTTTATAGAAATATATGTATTTAGAAAAAAAACGTGATATTGAgtgatgaaaaataatattatggaATCGCGGATGAACAACTATAGTCGGTTATccgactagtgctgggcacaacTATCGTCAGATATCCAACTAGCGCTAGGCGCAATAATTTGTTGACTCGTTCAACTAGTGTCGGACACAACTATCGTCAGTTATTTGACTAACGTTTGGCGCAATAACTTGTCGACTCGTtcgactagtgctgggcacacaaATGATCTTGTCGAGTTAAATGACTAGCGTTGGGCGCAAAACTTTATTCACAGTCTAACCGTTAGGCACCGGGTGTCATTTGTTggattatatattttggtaaggTATAATACTTCATGAGATGACTTATATGTTGTGAAATGTAGACTTCTGGTTAATAGTTGAAAGTGGAATCCATTGAGATCATGAGTTGcttactttttgaatttttactTGACTGGAGGTTAGGCATTACTTTTGTTCTACGTCTCAGCATCCACGACAAATCCCGTACTCAAAGttggtgatgtatttctttttgagtctttgcatgtacctaggatgtctatACTAAGATAAAGCCCTTTTGTTTAACAAATCCTAGAGAACGTAGTCATATAAGTTCTAAATGATTGTAAATAAATGTTTAGAGTTGTTATGTAAATATTTCCACTTAATTTTTGCTTTAatgatttggtcattttggtattatACTTGAGGTGCTTGATTAGTAAATGAATAAAGTTTATCCATTGAGCCTCTTTGGTTGATAATTGGTTGGGAGTGATTAGTATAGGTTACGTTTTTACCATACTCAATTATTTGAATGTTTGAACTTTATTTGAGGTATCTATGTATGGTATATTAATTGTTGATAGATGAATTaaatgtggtgtcaatgagggcacattggttaggcacttaagatggttgttttgatatgttttttagcatgtttaattgtgttttgatgTTGTTTAGGTTCTTTTTAAAATGAGTTTAAGTAGGATGAATGGTTATGCATGTAATGAATTTGAAATAGCTTGGTTTTAGGTAAATTTGGGTCCatacggcttgagacacgggtgtgtgactcagtcgtgtgaggcacacggcctggcggCAGGGTCATGTGTCATCTGATGATTTTCTTAGGTTGTAAGTCAGTAAGTTACAAGGCCTAACACACGActtgacacatgggcatgtggggtaactcagagagttatacggtctggcacacgggcgtgtgaccctacttaGAAAGTTACACTAGTGAGGACACGAGTtcctagttcgaaggttacacggcctgagacacgggcgtgtgtctcagccgtgtgacccttgttttgcaaaatttttgcatgtttttctaagttttccaaactgtTTTAAGTTGGTCCCGATTTACTTCTAAGATATTTTTAGGGCTTCGAAGGCCCAATTTAGGGACGATGTGTATGTAAATGATtggtttatgatgtgattatattttttaatgacattaagtttaaatgtttccGATTGTACGGTAATACTCTACAACCttaatctggcgacggatatgggttaggggtgttacattggatGTATTATTTAATGACCTCCTTTGTTGGGTCTTCAGAAAGCTCTTCAAAATTATTCTCCAACTAGTTGATCGATACCTGACCCCCATCAAACATGTTCAGGACCTTCCCTAGCATTACTTTGCAGAGGTCCACTTTATTGGGAACGATCATTGATCCCGTGATGACTGACCCATCCACCAGTAAATCGAGTTGTAACGCTACGTcctcgagtgtgattgtacactcgctGCATAGAAGGTGAAAAGTATGTTTCGAGCCTTCATCTTTTCACCAGCGCACTAATTAGTGTAGGATCAAGTTTGCAACCCCCGAGCATGCGAGACGTATGCAAGAATCCAACCTCTTGTAAGTAGCCACGAATTTGAGGGATCAGAGGCTTTCCCATATTATGTATGAACCCCTCCAAAACACGATCAACCAcctatttataacataaaataattatttcaaattatcaaaaaaattaattaaacttaacataattgaaaataacgaaattttaaattttgtcttaCCATTGCTGCTTGGGTGGCGAAAATATGCTTGTCGTCAAAACGAATTAGAGAGACGACCATTCGTGAGAAATTAATCCGAACAAATAAAATACGAGATAATTAAAAAAGAATGATATTTTTAAATGAGAATATCGATAAATTTAGAACAAAAATattgagagagttgagagagtttGAAAGAGCTGAGAGAGTTGAAAGAAAGATacgaatgaaataaatgaaatttgggggtatttaaagattaaaaaaattgactGTTGaccctctttaatttttttaccgTTATAGTGTCAACATTCATAAAGCCGTTGGTTTTTTACTGTTGAGGGAAAACGCCTTACTCCTTGTGTAGAAAGCATGTCCAGCTGGTCACGCTTTCCTGCCACCTGTACATAAAGCGCGCCCAACTAGACACGCTTTCTGTTTATCTGTCCTAAAAACGAcctatttttctaattaaaaaaaacaaattaaaaaaattggacTTTTAAGGCTAATTTAGCCATTATTTTCCCAACTTAATCCCAcgcttttttattttaatcttcgCTACAATCAAGCAGAAAAATGGTTTATAGGTTTTGTATTAATCGCTTATCTAACATTTTTGAAATTAATAGACttgttttttaaaatagaaaaaaacctAGTGAGCCTTTGCCACATTAAAAGAGAGAGTCGGTGGCAGGCATTGCCTCTCTTTCTTAATCTTCTTTCTTCAGTTGAGAATTTAGCCATCCATTTCTTTCAGTTGCTGCTgttgttctttctctcctttttgttttttatttttgggttctAAGAATTGTAAATAATTCAAGAAAAATCCAAATTTGACAATCATTTTCGAACCCCCCCCTTGCATTTCGCCTTAATCTTTCCTTCTTAATACCCACATTTTCTCTGATTCTCTCACTctattttgggttttcttttttctttttgtttctttcgtTTCCTATTACGAGGGgtttttgttttttccttttgaatttgagaa includes:
- the LOC107949923 gene encoding uncharacterized protein isoform X2, with the translated sequence MLRFVEPRLDYLRRSLSCRDWLSRRLKGFQLKRWLLVMIRSLHCRTGFKLYLMELLLLNKLEARCLHHLQLLVLQLNLIQELDRQVPLMDEINTKVDKAAADFKNTNVRLKDTVTQFWE
- the LOC107949923 gene encoding uncharacterized protein isoform X1; protein product: MLRFVEPRLDYLRRSLSCRDWLSRRLKGFQLKRWLLVMIRSLHCRTGFKLYLMELLLLNKLEARCLHHLQLLVLQLNLIQELDRQVPLMDEINTKVDKAAADFKNTNVRLKDTVTQVINYNFIKCRFPCISSLFTSLLDVT
- the LOC107949923 gene encoding syntaxin-71 isoform X4, with the translated sequence MSSSPSTSSTAIKFDSDERFDNKYFQEFEQSSQFRQDYEMRKMKQELDRQVPLMDEINTKVDKAAADFKNTNVRLKDTVTQFWE
- the LOC107949923 gene encoding syntaxin-71 isoform X3 encodes the protein MSSSPSTSSTAIKFDSDERFDNKYFQEFEQSSQFRQDYEMRKMKQELDRQVPLMDEINTKVDKAAADFKNTNVRLKDTVTQVINYNFIKCRFPCISSLFTSLLDVT